A genomic window from Candidatus Pelagisphaera phototrophica includes:
- a CDS encoding ClpP family protease encodes MSENKDEKPQESPVGSTIQRKFLKERKIFLWGEVSDESAKEITETLLYLEADAPGEPITFYVNTPGGSITAGMAIYDTIKMISSEVSVIVTGMAASMGSILLSAPKKGNRYLYPHSYVMIHQPLIAGQLRGPAVDIHIHAQYLEQLRVRLNKILSDASGQPLEKIEEDTDRDFYMTAEEAITYGLADKIIDEV; translated from the coding sequence ATGTCCGAGAACAAAGACGAAAAACCACAAGAGTCCCCAGTAGGATCGACCATCCAAAGGAAATTCCTCAAAGAAAGGAAGATATTCCTGTGGGGTGAGGTTTCTGATGAATCCGCGAAGGAGATTACGGAAACTCTACTCTATCTGGAAGCCGATGCCCCTGGCGAACCCATCACATTTTACGTTAATACCCCTGGCGGCTCTATTACCGCCGGGATGGCCATTTACGATACTATCAAGATGATTTCTTCGGAGGTCTCCGTAATCGTAACCGGCATGGCTGCATCGATGGGATCGATATTGCTGTCAGCTCCCAAGAAAGGGAATCGCTACCTGTATCCACATTCCTACGTAATGATTCATCAGCCCTTAATAGCGGGCCAATTGAGGGGCCCTGCGGTGGATATCCACATCCACGCGCAATATCTCGAACAACTTCGTGTCCGACTAAACAAGATTCTGTCTGATGCCTCTGGTCAACCTCTCGAAAAAATAGAGGAGGATACAGATCGCGACTTCTACATGACTGCTGAAGAAGCAATCACCTATGGTCTGGCTGACAAGATCATCGACGAAGTGTAA
- the crcB gene encoding fluoride efflux transporter CrcB: MIKAALIVGLGSFLGGGLRYLSVAWIERKADMDFPLAILLVNITGSFLIGFVTSGLERASFGGDSLMPLFLTAGILGGFTTFSTFSLQTLKLAQSGNWNLAFLNALASLLCCLVSVFTGLKVGQLLFR, translated from the coding sequence ATGATCAAAGCGGCTCTGATTGTAGGACTTGGTAGCTTCCTAGGCGGTGGGTTGAGATACCTTTCGGTTGCGTGGATAGAGCGCAAGGCGGACATGGATTTCCCGCTGGCAATACTATTGGTGAATATTACGGGTTCGTTTCTGATTGGGTTTGTGACGTCTGGATTAGAGCGGGCTTCCTTCGGGGGTGATTCCTTGATGCCCTTGTTTTTGACGGCTGGAATACTGGGAGGCTTCACGACTTTCTCCACTTTTAGCCTTCAAACCTTGAAGCTGGCCCAATCGGGCAACTGGAATTTGGCTTTTCTAAACGCATTAGCCAGCCTACTTTGCTGTCTAGTATCCGTGTTTACCGGACTTAAGGTAGGGCAACTGTTATTTCGTTAG